Within Scomber japonicus isolate fScoJap1 chromosome 18, fScoJap1.pri, whole genome shotgun sequence, the genomic segment TTTTGAGTTTATGTTCATCCTCTGTGTCATATATCTCCGCACATGTAACACGATGTTCACCATTAATGTCTTTCAATATACTGAGTgttatttaaataatcaataaatcaggAAATCTTTAAATTATGTTGTTGCCTGAATTTGTTTTAACCTCCCGCCCTTCCGCGCTGCTCAGGCTGTCAAAACGACCAAACCCCCTCACTGGTGTGTATTGTCATATGACATATGACACGTGTACAAGTCATATGACAGGCAAACTCGTCTGTGCACACTTGAAATATGCATCCAAAGCAATAtaatgtttaacccttacatactgcatgcatagggtcaaatttgacccatttttacatttgagaataTGTACAACAccagatacacatttattgtAGCAGGATTTTGTCTTATGTGACCCACAGAATATTAAAAATGGGAATAAaatgcttctttctttctttttgtgcacctgttacacatttttgtatatgcaaaTTAGGAAAAGaaatcattcaaacatgttattttattctttttattctatataatatatatatatatggaccATATGTCTTTTCtccataaataaaaagaatacacTCAATTACAATTTCCttattaaggattaatcaaatatttattagtgACTGAtcgggaatttatgaatgtgaattggtgtagagactaattatagTAAGTACAGTGTGATCCAGatgtcaacagaaaaaaaagaataaacaggAACATGAAACAATAAACAGTAATAAACAAAGATGAGACAATAATTAACAAAGATTCTTGTGTATTGTTGTGGACTATGTGCATGCATCCTGACATGTGAGCAAAAATCAGCATATAAATAGAAGTATAAAGACTGCTCACATGCACGTTGACACGATAAAGCAGATTATAAATAGAAGTATGAATTCCAATgtgtattaaaatatatataaactatttccttccttccttccttccttccttccttccttccctccttccttcctttcttccttccttccttccttcctccctgccctccttccttccttcctttccttcctttcttcttgtccctccttccttctgtccttccttccttccttccttccttccttccttccttccttccttccttccctccttcctttcttccttccttccttccttcctccctgccctccttccttccttactttccttcctttcttcttgtccttccttcctttcttccttccctccttcctttcttccttccttccttccttccttccattcctctttccttctttccttccttccttccttcctttcctctttccttctttccttctttccttccttccttccctccttcctttcttccttccttcctttctttcttcttgtccttccttccttccttccttccctcgctccttccttccttccttcatcaaaGCTTGAGTTTATGAAACCATGTCAAATACATGCACGccacaaaagcaataaaagttaAAAGATAGATGCCAAAGAAGACACTGTCTATGATTTCAGCCAGCTTCCTGTAATAGGCaggcttcttcttcactttgtcTTGTTTTCCCACTTCCTGTCGAGCTTCCCTCACTTCCTCCAGGATGAGTTTCAGCAGGTCGCCTTTGTCGTCTTTGGGCCGATCCAAAGGAAGGTAACTCTTGTCCGCTTTCACCTCGCCTTTCTCTTCAGCTCCGACTGGCTCTGTGTGCGACAAGGAGAACGGTGATTCAgcacatccttccttctttttcttctttccttccttccttccttccctccttcctttcttccttccttccgtccttcctttcttcctttcctctttctttccttccttccttcctgtctttttgtccttccttccttccttcctgtcttcttgtccttccttccttccttccttccttccttccctccttccttccatccttcctttcctctttccttccttccttccttccttccttcctttccttccttcccttcctgtcttcttgtctttccttccttccttccttccttccttccctccttcctgtcttcttgtccttccttccttccttccttccttccttccttccttccttcctccctgccttccttccttccttccttcctttcctctttccttccttccttccttccttcctgtctttttgtccttccttccttccttcctgtctttttgtccttccttccttccttcctgtcttcttgtccttccttccttccttcctttccttcctgtcttcttgtccttccttccttccttcctgtcttcttgtccttccttccttccttcctttccttcctgtctttttgtccttccttccttcctttctgtcttcttgtccttcctttcttccttcctttcctctttccttcctttcttcccttcctgtctttttgtccttccttccttcctgtcttcttatccttccttccttccttcctgtcttcttgtccttccttccttccttcctttccttcctgtcttcttgtctttccttccttccttccttccctccttccttccttccttccttccttcctttcctctttccttccttcccttccttcctgtcttcttgtctttccttccttccttccttccctccttacttccttccttccttccttccttcctttcctctttccttccttccttccttccttttcttctttccttccttccttccttccttcctgtctttttgtccttccttccttccttcctgtcttcttgtccttccttccttccttcctgtcttcttgtctttccttccttccttccttcctttccttcctgtcttcttgtccttcctttcttccttcctttcctctttccttccttcctttccttcctgtcttcttgtccttcctttcttccttcctttcctctttctttccttccttcccttcctgtcttcttgtccttccttccttccttccttccttccttccttccttccttccttccttccctccttcctttcctctttccttccttccttccttcctttccttcctgtcttcttgtccttcctttcttccttcctttcctctttccttccttccttccttccttccttccttccctccttccttccttccttcctttcctctttccttccttccttcccttcctgtcttcttgtccttcctttcttccttcctttcctctttccttccttccttcccttcctgtcttcttgtccttcctttcctctttccttccttccttccttcctttcattccttccttccttccttccttccttccagtgacaaataagggttggaaCGATGAGCACctcaaaaacatctttaaaaattaAGTCTCAAACTCAAACTCACCATTTTGGATGACGTCCATCTGAGTTTCCACATGAGCATCATCAGAGCTTTGAACCTTCTTACCAATGAAGTCATCCCAGTCGATGAGGAAGATCACCACCATGGCCTCCATGACGCTGACCCCCACCATAGTGAAGATCGACACACAGAACGTGGCTGGAAGAATAAAGGTGCGGAAACAACACTGTTacacttcctgtcgtcctcccgggtcaaattgacccatcttttttgactgttccttctttccttccttccttccctccttccttccttccttccttccttccatctgtccttcctctctccttctctctttctttccttattctctctttcctcccttccttccttccttccttcctcccctccttccttcgtttcttctgtccttctttccttccttcctcctttcattccttctctctttccttccttccctccttctctccttccttccttccttccttccatctgtccttcctctctccttctctctttctttccttcttctctctttcctccctccctcctaccttccttccttccttacttctttccttcatccttccttctttctcccttccttctgttcttctttccttcttctccttttcttccttccctccttccttcctttcttctgtccttctttccttccttcctcctttcctcccttctttctcccttccttctgttcttctttccttccttccttccttcctcccttccttctttccttccatgaCGCTGACCCCCACCATGGTGAAGATCGACACACAGAATGTGGCTAGAATAATAAAGGTGCAGAAACAACACTGTTAACTGTTAACTGTCAacactgttccttccttccttccttccttctttccttccttccctccttcctccctcctttccttccttccttcttccatcccctttcttccttccttctgtccttcctccccctactttccttcctaccttccttcctcccttccttccttacttctttccttcgtccttccttccttcctcccttccttatttcctttcctcccttccttcttccatccccctttcttcattccttctgtccttcctccccctaccttccttccttccttacttctttccttcgtccttccttccttcctcccttccttatttccttccttcctcccttccttcctccacccccctttcttccttctgtcgttccttcctctctctctcctaccttccttcctccctgccttatttcctttcctcccttccttcctccatccccctttcttccttctgtcgttccttcccctctctctccttccttccttcctccctgccttccttcctttactcccttccttccctccttcctccctcctttcctttccttccttcttcctcccttccttccttgactcgaacacaacaggagggttaaagagggACGTCGGCAGCAGTAGAAAAGAGTAAAATCACCGATCATTGGCAGCGAGTCTTCTGTGGAGGGCAACATGTCCTGCAGGATGAGCAGTAAGACGGAGATGGACAGCAGCACGGTCACTTTGAAACTCAGCTTTTCACCTCGGGCCTCGTGGATGAAGAAGGAAGCCAAATCCAGGACCAGTAAATAGAACAGGGGTATGATTAGGATGATCACGTAAAGCAAAGGTTTCCTGGAGATTTTGACCTGCAAGAAACAATTTAGAttggattatttttatttcgaATGCGTgacagagaagacaagaaacaaaaaaaacaaaaaacaaaaacagcacacaaaaaatgaaagcacaatGTTCCCACCGAAAATAGCGAACCTACACCCAACAGAAAATATACTGCattgtccttccctccctccctcctaccttccttccttccttccttccttccttccttcctcctttccttccttctttctcccttccctccttccttcctcctccctcctttccttccttcttcctcccttccttctttccttccatccttccttccttccttcctacctacactcaacagaaaatatactgcactgtccttccctccctccctcctaccttccttccttccttccttcctcctttccttccttctttctcccttccttccttccttcctcctccctcctttccttccttcttcctcccttccttctttccttccctccttccttccttcctttcttctgtccttctttcctccctccctccttctctctttccttccttccctccctctttccttcctcctccctttccttccttccctccctccctccttccttccttccttccttctttctcccttccttccttccttcctcctccctcctttccttccttcttcctcccttccttctttccttccctccttccttccttcctttcttctgtccttctttcctccctccctccttctctctttccttccttccctccctccttctttcctccctccatcctaccttccttcctcctttccttccttctttctctctttccttccttccctccctccctccttccttccttcctcctccctcctttccttccttccctccctcccttccttcctttccttccttcttcctcccttccttctttccttccctccttccttcctctgtcatttgtgtatgtggcccttgaatgaaaatgagtttgacacctctggtctatGTAAAAGATTTCCATCTTAACTATCATCACACATCAAACAACCACAAATATGAACACTAATCTACTTATTTGTGAACTATGAAAGGGGAGAACTTCCAGAGCTGTGATCAGATTTCATTTCACATAATTTCTGACCATGTATATGAGTTTGCAGTATTTGCCCCGACCGCTGATCCATCGGTCAGTGACAACTTCGATGTTTTCGAGTTGCCATTCTCCCCGTGTGATCATGATCAGCTCAGAGGTTGCTGCGAGGAATGTGTCATTGTTGTAGGTTTCCAGTTTTAAAATGTCCTCTGTGTGGAAATAAACAATTACATCAGTTGTGTTCACAAGCAATGCTGGaagtatgaaaaaataaaaaaaaaaggttatttcctttcctccttccttccgtccctcctttccttctttccatcttccttcctccctcctttccttcttccctcctttccttctttcagtcttcctccctccttccttccctcctttccttccttccctcctttccttcctttccttcttccgtccctcctgtccttcctccctcctttcattccttccctcctttccttctttccttcctttccttcttccgtccctcctgtccttcctccctcctttcattccttccctcctttccttctttcagtcttcctccctccttccttccctcctttccttcctttccttcttccgtccctcctgtccttcctccctcctttcattccttccctcctttccttctttcagtcttcctccctccctcctttccttccttccctcctttccttcctccctcctttcattccttccctcctttccttctttcagtcttcctccctccctcctttccttccttccctcctttcgttcttccctcctttccttctttcagtcttccttccttccctcctttccttcctcccctcctttccttcctccctcctttccttcttccgtccctccttcctccctccctcccttctttccttctttcagtcttcctccctccctcctttccttccgtcccttctttccttcttccgtccttttcttctttcagtcttcctccctccttcctttcctcctttccttcctttccttcttccgtccctcctgtccttcctccctcctttcattccttccctcctttccttctttcagtcttcctccctccctactttccttccttccctcctttcgttcttccctcctttccttctttcagtcttccttccttccctcctttccttcctcccctcctttccttcctccctcctttccttccttccctcctttccttttatcagtcttcctccctccctactttccttccttccctcctttcgttcttccctcctttccttctttcagtcttccttccttccctcctttccttcctcccctcctttccttcctccctcctttccttccttccctcctttccttttatcagtcttcctccctccctcgtttccttcctccctcctttccttccttctttcctttcctttccttccacccttccttaacacttttaatggtttttatgttgtgttCACAAGCAATGCTGAATGtatggaaaaaataaattaatataaaataaaaaagctgtgGTATTTACCCATATAGCTTGTGGATGTAAATGAGATATTACAATGTTGGTTATCGAAAGGGAAGTGGAAAAGATTGAGCCGGCAGGTGGAGGTGAGCCGCTGACGTATATTTGAGTGCACCGTACCGCTGGACGTCACAGTGAGATGATCATCTTTGTGAATACTCCCAGAATCAGAGGCGCTGGAaatggacagaaaaaaaggatatAAAAAGTTGTTTGTCTTCGTCATAGGTTTTaacaattaaccctcctgttgtcctcaggtcaaggaaggaaggaaggaaggaagggaggaagaaggaaaggagggaaggaatgaggaaggaaaggagtaaggagggagggagagaaggaaagcaaggaaggagggaaggaagtgaggaaggaagaaaggaaggaatgaggaaggaaaggagtaaagatggagggaggaaaagaggaaggaaaggaaggaaggaaggaaggaaggaaaggaaaggagtaaggagggagggaaggaggaaagggggaaggaaggaaggaaggaaggaaaggaaaggagggagacaCATACTCCTCTTTGATGACGATGTCAGGGGTCCAGAGCATCGACCTGGAAACAGTCACCATGTCGATCccacaaatggaaggaaggaaggaaggaaggaaggaaggaaggaaggaaggaaggaaggaaggaaggaaaggaaaggagggagacaCATACTCCTCTTGGATGACGATGTCAGGGGTCCAGAGCATCGACCTGGAAACAGTCACCATGTCGATCCCACAGAAATCAGACGAATTCCAAGTTAGGAATTCGTTAGGCCAGACCtgtgtaaagaaaaaataatgggTTTGAAAGATTTTACGACACAcaagtccttccttccttccttccttccttccttccttccttccttccttccttccttccttccttccttctttccttccttccttccttcctcccttccttctgttcttctttccttccctccttcctcccttcctcctgttcttctttccctccttctctctttccttccttccctccctcccttcctccctcctaccttctttccttcctttcttctgtccttctttcctcccttccttccttccttcctttcttctgtccttctttcttccctccctccttctctctttccttccttcccttcctccttccttctttcgtccctccctccttctctttccttccttccctccctccctccctccctccctccttccttctttcctacctccctccttttctctttccttccttccctccctccctccttctctttccttccttccttcccaccctccttccttctttcctccctcccacctaccttccttccctccctccttccttctttcctccctaccacctaccttccttccttcccaccctccctcctttccttccttccctccctcccttcctccctcctaccttctttccttcctttcttccgtccttctttcctcccttccttctctctttccttccctccctccctccttccttctttcctacctccctccttttctctttccttccttccctccctccctccttctctttccttccttccttcccaccctccttccttctttcctccctcccacctaccttccttccctccctccttccttctttcctccctaccacctaccttccttccttcccaccctccctcctttctttccttccttccctccttccttccttcctactccctcctttccttccttcttcctcccttcctaacttgcttccttgactcgaggacgacaggagggttaaaccaccATTGATGTTAGACAATGCAACTTGCCCTGAAATCAGGAAACATGTGTCAGTCCAGACTCTTACCGACTGGATCCAGATGTGGCTCGTGAGAGTTTGAGACTTCTCGTCCTGTGTAGACAACcagcagcactgtggtgagTATTCATGGATGTTTAAAAATCAATCatccaaatcacaaaaaaacaaatagtcTCATTCATATCTTGTGATATCTAAGCACTCGGGTTTTGAGGTGTCTGAGTTCTCTACCCTCATACACtgtaggtcaggggtgtcaaagtcattttcattctcatgtgggctggaccattaaaaagatgggaggaaataaggaaggaaataaggaaataagaagggaaggaaggcaagacaggcaaaaggaaggaggaaagagagacagtgaaggatggacagacagaaagaaggaagggagaaaggaaagaaggacagatggaaggaaagagaaggaaggaaggacagatggaaggaaagacagaaggaagaaaggaagggaggaaggaagggagtagggagggaggaagtatggaaggaggggaagaacaaaggaaaaattaaagaacgagggaggaaggaaggagaaaggagagagggaggaaggaaggaaggaaaggagtaagaagggagggaggaagaaaggaaggaaggaaggaaggagaaaggagagagggaggaaggaaggaaggaaggaaggagaaaggagagagggaggaaggaaggaaggaaaggagtagggagggaaggaaggaaggaaggaaggaaggaaggaagaaaggaaaggagtagggagggagacaCCTACCACTTCTAAAATGCCATACAACCACATGTCCAGCGTCAGTAAGGTGGGTGTAGTCCAGTTTTTCACGGGTCTCATGATGGATAGAGGACTGTTAGTCGTCGGCAGGTTTAAGTGATTCAAAAGACGCAAGTATGAGCAGTCTGGAGTCTGACTGCTAGAAACTCCTGCTGGGGGAGAAAAAGACTTTACATTCAGAGAAAACGCTCATGTTTACCCTATCCTTATTAAACTCTAGGAGGAGGAGTGTTTTAAtgctattttaaaaaactatttataataataaaaactttatttttggatagggaccagtggtgtgcacaagggggggggggggggggcagggggccCAATTGTTGGAAAAACATGCGCTAAAGTgtcctcttgagagccaaaaggCGTGccaaggtgccctcttgggagccaaaaagcGTGCTAAggttccttcaaaataaaaccaaactaaaaactagtcaattccttcaaaataaaaccaaacaaccaaaactactaaatcacttgttgaactaactaaaactaaactgaaataaaaactagtcaattccttcaaaataaaaccaaactaaaaactagtcaattccttcaaaataaaaccaaactaaaaacctagtcaattccttcaaaataaaaccaaacaaccaaaactactaaatcacttgttgaactaactaaaactaaactgaaataaaaactagtcaattccttcaaaataaaaccaaactaaaaactagtcagttccttcaaaataaaaccaaactaaaaactagtcaattccttcaaaataaaaccaaacaaccaaaactacttaatcacttgttgaactaactaaaactaaactgaaatttaaaaaaaaagcaaactgaaaaactaaataaaaataaaaactaaagaaaatttcaaaactaaaaTTAACCTTGCAACAGACAACACATTCCTCCCATATGTCGTGCGTCTGCGAGGAATCTCATAGTCTCCTCTATCACAACCTCTGGTGCTCAAACCTCCCACAGTCCTTTTCCTTATGAACTCACTCAGCGGTGGCGGAGCAAGACCATGGAGACTTTAgcacacaaaacaagcaaatctaaaagttttaaaattatggaaactttaaaaaaaaaaaaatacgtTTTTTAAGGGTATTGCAGATATGGAAGGAGAAGGCTTTTTATCCAGAGTCTTTAGGGATTTTTTATAGATAACTTACCAAttaaagccaaaaaaacaagAGTCCTCAGAGCTGCTGACATGGCTGTTTAGTCTGATGCTCTCAGCTTAACCTGAGCAATCCCTTTTAaactgcatcacttcctgtataaacagcagcagaacaaTACAGCAGTTAAGGGGCGGCAGAGACATCGATAGGTTTTTCTgtcaagtgtttaaaaaaaaaaaaaaaaaaaaaaaaaaaagcttcccTTTGCTCATGTGGTCTGCAGTTCAGTGACACGACACAGATCACCTGTACGTGTCCTATTGTTGAGCTGCAGCTGAAGCAGAGAGTCAACATCatgactcagtgtgtgtgtgcacactaTTCTCAACATTAAACATCACCTGTGgtcaacagaaaacagacaatCAACAGTTAAATGAGTCCaggtttcttttctctttttttattattagaaaaagttaaaaagaaaaaaaaacctgtacaTATATTATAAGAAAATGAACAGCatattaaagatttaaaaaccaAAGCTTGCCTTGTGTCtgcaacagaagaagaaaacattgaCTTCTTATGATTGCAGCTGAAAACCAAACAGATTAAAAGTTAcagacattgaatttttttggACTTTTACTTTTCGAATTGTGCAAATGCAAGAATTTAGATGGCGAACCATTTACTTCTCCAACagacatttaaaagcaaaatgCAACCTACAGTAGAAGCCCATATTACATAGACTGTTAATGGCCTGCATGTAGACACACAGAGGCTTCATACATCACCACATTATTATCCCTGAATAATAGAAAGACTAATCATCCCTGTTCTCCTGATTTGAAGCTCTATTCCTGGAttttcccttaaaaaaaaaaaaaaaagaaaaagaaaagtgaattgAAGCTTATTTAAAGGCCCAATATTTCCCCCTCAGCTCACCACTGATGTTGAAATTCAACCGTGAAATGTGTTGAGTATGAACATGTCAAAAGTACAATGGAAGAAGTTTTAGGGGAACAACTGAGCACTGTGACAAAATCAGGGAGTGCACCTGTAAAGAAAAGCTTATTCTGACTCTTGTGGTTTAACTTCTCACCGAGAACAAGTGTAATCCAGGGTAACATAACTACAATACACTAAAATAGAAACACTGCGCtccatgcaggtctacttgtggttcctagtatctctaaaagtagaacaggaggcagagctttcagttctcaggttcctctcctgtggaaccatcttccagatttggtctgggggggggggggcagacaccctccctacatttaagagtaggcttaaaactttcctttttgataaagcttatagttagggctcttagagctcttagtttatgctgctataggcttagactgctgggggactcccatgatgcactgagctcctctctctctctccttcctcctctctctcctctccttcctcctctctctctctctctctccttcctctctcctctccttcctcctctctctctctctctccttgatctctctctcctctccttcctcctctctctctttcctttttgataaagcttatcgttagggctcttagagctcttagcttatgctgctataggcttagactgccgggggactcccatgatgcactgggcttctctctcctcctctctctctctccatccatctatatccattaacattcatgttctattaattgcattcaataacctaaacttcttccccggagttgtctgtgctttc encodes:
- the LOC128379334 gene encoding 5-hydroxytryptamine receptor 3A-like — encoded protein: MRPVKNWTTPTLLTLDMWLYGILEVDEKSQTLTSHIWIQSVWPNEFLTWNSSDFCGIDMVTVSRSMLWTPDIVIQEDASDSGSIHKDDHLTVTSSGTVHSNIRQRLTSTCRLNLFHFPFDNQHCNISFTSTSYMEDILKLETYNNDTFLAATSELIMITRGEWQLENIEVVTDRWISGRGKYCKLIYMVKISRKPLLYVIILIIPLFYLLVLDLASFFIHEARGEKLSFKVTVLLSISVLLLILQDMLPSTEDSLPMIATFCVSIFTMVGVSVMEAMVVIFLIDWDDFIGKKVQSSDDAHVETQMDVIQNEPVGAEEKGEVKADKSYLPLDRPKDDKGDLLKLILEEVREARQEVGKQDKVKKKPAYYRKLAEIIDSVFFGIYLLTFIAFVACMYLTWFHKLKL